Within the Pseudonocardia alni genome, the region GACGTCGTACGCGACACCGTGCGCGGGCAGTACGCCGAGGGCCTCGTCGACGGCACCGCCGTGCCCGGCTACGCCACCGAGCTGGCCGAGTCCCGCGCCGGGACCCCGCGGGAGCGGGAGCGGTCCTCCACCGAGACCTTCGTGGCGCTGCGCGCCGAGGTCGCCAACTGGCGCTGGGCCGGGGTGCCGTTCTACCTGCGCACCGGCAAGCGACTGGCGACGCACGCGTCGGAGATCGTGGTGCAGTTCAAGCCGGTCCCGCACTCGATCTTCCCGGCGTTCGGCGAGGAGATCCCGGCCAACCGGCTCGTCCTGCGGCTGCAGCCCGACGAGGGCGTCCGCCTGCACATGACGGCCAAGCAGCCCGGCCCCGGCGGCATCCGCCCGATCCCGGCGCCGCTGGACCTGAGCTTCGCCCGCACCTTCGGCGACCGGCTGCCCGACGCCTACGAGCGGCTGCTCATGGACGTGCTGCGCGGCAACCCGACGCTGTTCATGCGCCGCGACGAGATCGAGGCCGCGTGGCGCTGGGCCGAGCCGATCCTGCGGACCTGGGAGGCCACCGACCAGCGGCCCCGCCCCTACTCCGCGGGCAGTCACGGCCCGGCCTCGGCCACCGCGCTGATCGAGCGCGACGGCCGGGCCTGGCACGAGGACTACTGAGCCGGGTTCAGCCCCCGATCCGCCCCAGGGCGAACGTGGTGGCGGCGGTCCGGTCGCTCGCGTAGCGGTAGTGGCCGCCGCCGCTCGCCCCGCGCTGGCAGAAGTTGTCGGTGGCGTTGCAGTAGGAGCGGATCGACGAGGCGTAGGCCGACAGCGCGCCGCGGGAGCGCGGGAACACGCCGTTGCGGGCCGCGGAGTAGCTGCCGGTGTTGTAGCTCTCACGGCCGTTGAACGTCGGGTCGCCGAACAGCACCACCGCCGGGATGCGGTCGGCTCCGGGGACGCCACCGCCGGCCAGGGTGTCCCCGACGACCTGGGCGCCCTGCGGGTACCCGATCAGCACGAACCGGGTGGACGGGCACTGCGACGACGTCGACGACAGGCGGCTGCGCAGCGCGGACACCCCCTGGCGCACGCTGCTCGCGTAGTTGCTCAGCGTCGCCGGGTAGACCAGGTCATGGGTCCGGACGGTCTGCGTCGACCGTGACCGGATCGACGACGCCAGCGGACCGGCGATGCTGCCGCCGCCCTGGGCCTCGGTGCTGCCGCGTACGGCGATCGTCTCGATCTGTGGGCACCCGCTCGGCGGGGCGGGTGCGGCGCCCGCCGTGGGGGCGGCGACGACGCCCGCCAGCGCGATGCCGGCCACGGCCGCGATCACGGTGACGACACTCCCGATGTGCACGGCTTTCCCCTTCCTACACGGATCCGATCCACCGATCGGGCGTATCAAGTGGGCCATGCGCAGACGCATCGGATGATCTTTGCGCGCCGAGATCCCGGCTTCGCGCGGCGAGCGGAGGGCGAACGGTCGGGCCTCAGCTCCGGCAGCGGTCCGAGCTGTAGAGGTGCGAGTCCGGGAAGTGCCGGGCCGCCAGCGCCTCCCCGACGATGATCACGGCGGTGCGCTGGATCCCGGCCTCGTCGACGGCCTTGGGCATCTGCTCCAGGGTCCCGCGCAGCACGATCTCGTGTGCACGCGACGCGTGTGCCACCACCGCGGCCGGGCAGTCGCCGCCGTAGGAGGGGGCCAGGGCGTCGACGACCTCGGCGATCCGGTGCACGGCCAGGTGCAGCACCACGGTGCCGCCGGCGGCGCCCAGCTTGTCGAGTCCCTCGTTCTCCGGCATCGGGGTCGCGCGCGCGGCGATCCGGGTGAGGGTGACGGTCTGGGCGACCGTGGGGACGGTGAGCTCGCGGCCCAGCGCCGCGGCCGCCGCCGCGTAGGCGGGGACTCCGGGGCACACGTCGTAGGGCACGCCCTCGGTCTCCAGGCGGCGCATCTGCTCGGCCATCGCCGAGAACACCGACGGGTCCCCCGAGGCGAGGCGGGCGACGTCGAGCCCGTGCCGGTGCGCGCGCACCATCTCGTCGAGAATCTCGTCGAGGGTCATCAGCGCGGTGTCGACGGTGCGAGCGCCGGGCGGGCAGATCTCCAGCATCTCCGGCGGCACCAGGCTGCCCGCGTAGAGGCAGACCGGCGCGGCCGCGATGAGGTCGCGGGCCCGCAGCGTCAGCAGGTCGACCGCACCGGGTCCGGCCCCGATGAAGTGCACCGTCACAGCTCGGTCCTCACAGAACGTTCCTCCAGCTCCACAGGGTCACGGGCATGGCGGGGCGCCATCCGTGGAAGCCGCCGACGGGGACGGCGCGGGCGACCTGCACCCGTACGAGGTCCCCGCCGTGTGCGGCGTGGGCGGCGGCCAGGGCCGCCTCGGTCTGGACGGTGACCGCGTTGGCGACCAGGCGACCGCCCGGGCCCAGCGCGGCCAGGCAGGCGTCGAGGACGCCCTCGCGGGTCAGCCCGCCGCCGACGAACACGACGTCGGGCCGTTCCAGCCCGGCCAGTACGTCCGGCGCGGGACCGGTCACCACCCGCAGGCCGGGGACACCGAGCGCCGCGGCGTTGGCGGCGACCCGGTCGGCGCGCTCGGGGCGGGTCTCGACGGCGATCGCGCGGCACCGCGGGTGCGCCCGCATCCACTCGATGCCGATCGACCCGGACCCGGCGCCGATGTCCCACAGCAGCTCCCCCGCGCGGGGCGCGAGGTGGGCGAGGGTGACGGCGCGGACCTCGCGCTTGGTGAGCTGACCGTCGTGGTCGTAGGTGTCGTCGGGCAGGCCGGGCGTCTCCCCCGGCGGGACGAGCCCGGTGTCGGGGACGCACTCGAGCGCGACGACGTTCAGCGCGTCCGCCTCGCCCCGCCAGGCCGCGGCGGTGGCGGACACCCGGCGCTCGTCGGGCGCGCCGAGCCGCTCCAGCACCGTCATCCGCGAGTCGCCCCATCCGGCGCCGGCGAGCAGCCCGGCGATCTCGGCGGGTGACCCGGCTCCGGCCGAGAGCACGACCAGCCGGGCGCCCGGGGCCAGCGCCCGGCGCAGCGCGTCGAGCGGGCGGCCGACGACGCTCAGCACCGCCACGTGCTCCGAACCCCAGCCCAGCCGGGCGCAGGCCAGCGCCACCGAGGACGGGTGGGTCAGCACCCGCAGCCGGTCCGGCCCGGCGACGCGGGCGAGCGTGGCGCCGATCCCGAAGAACATCGGGTCGCCGGAGGCGAGCACCGCGACGCGCCGGTCGGCGAGGGAGTCGAGGATCCCCGGCAACGCCGGGACCAGCGGCGACGGCCACGCCCACCGCTCCCCCGCCACGTCGGCGGGCAGCAGGTCGAGCTGGCGGGACCCGCCGAGCAGCACCTCGGCGTCGCGCAGCGCGTCGCGGTGGGTCTCCGGCAGCCCGGCCCAGCCGTCGGCGCCGATCCCGACGACGGTGAGCGGGTCACCCACCGGTCTTGTCCGTGACCCCGGCGGCGTCGAAGGTGGCGACGTCGGCCATCGCCCGCGCCGCGCCCTGCAGCACCGGCAGCGCGAGCAGCGCGCCGGTGCCCTCGCCGAGGCGCATGTCGAGCTCCAGCAGCGGCGCGAGGCCGAGGTGGTCCAGAGCGAGCGCGCCGCCCGGCTCGGCGGAGCGGTGCCCGCCCAGGCAGTAGCCGACGACGTCCGGCGCGAACGCGGCGGCGACCAGGGCGGCGGAGCCGGCGATGACGCCGTCGAGCACCACCGGGACGCGCAGCGCGGCGGCGCCCAGGACGAACCCGGCCAGCCCCGCGTGCTCCAGCCCGCCGACGGCGGTGAGCACCCCGAGCGGGTCGGCCGGGTCGGGCCGGTGCAGCTCCAGGGCGCGGCGCACGACGTCGGCCTTGCGGGCCAGGGTCTCGTCGTCGACGCCGGTGCCGCGCCCGGTCGCGACGGCCGGGTCGGCGCCGGTGAACGCGCACACCAGCGCGGCCGCGGCGGTGGTGTTGGCGATGCCCATGTCCCCGGTGAGCAGGCAGCGGTTCCCGGCGGCGACCAGGTCGCGGGCGACCTCGATGCCGTGCTCGAGCGCGGCGCGGGCCTGCTCGCGGGTCATGGCCGGGCCGGTGGTCATGTCGGCGGTGCCGCGGGCGACCTTGCGGGGCAGCAGGCCGGGCACCGGATCGAGCCCGGCGGCCACCCCGACGTCGACGACGAGGACCTCCGCCCCGAGCTGGCGGGCGAACGCGTTCACCACCGCACCGCCCGCGGTGAAGTTCGCGACCATCTGTGCGGTGACCTCCTGCGGCCACGGGGTGACGCCCTGGGCGTGCACGCCGTGGTCGCCGGCGAAGATCGCGACCGCGGCCGGGGACGGCACCGGCGGCACTTCGGCCCCGGCGATCCCGGCGAGCGCGACGGCCACGTCCTCCACCCGGCCGAGCGCGCCACGCGGCTTGGTCATCCGGTCGAGCCGGTCGCGGGCCGCGGCCAGGGCGACCCCGTCGACCGGCGCGACGGCGTCCACGGTGGACTCCAGCAGGGCGGTGGGCGCGGCGCCGGGCAGCCCGCGGGCGCCCCAGGTGTCCTGGTGCACCGCCCAGTCCAGCGGGCGCCGCCGGGCCCAGCCGTGCTGTTCCAGCTCGGGCCGGTCGGGGAAGGCGTCGACATGGCCGACGCACAGGTAGGCGACGACCTCGACGTGCGCGGGCAGCCCGAGCAGCGCGCCGAGCTCGGTGAGGCCGTCGTCGCCGAAGAACGACACCCAGCCGACCCCGAGGCCCTCGGCGCGGCCGGCCAGCCACAGGTTCTGCACCGCGAGGGCGGCGGAGTACGGACCCATCTCGGGGCGTTCGTGGCGGCCGAGGGTGTGCCGGCCGCCGCGGGTGGCGTCGGCGGTCACGACGACGTTCAGCGGGGTCTCGCGGATCGCCTCCACCCGGATCGCGCGCAGCGCCTCGGCGCGGGCGGCGGGCAGCGACGCGGCGTAGCGGTCGCGCTGGGCGGAGACGAGGGCGTGCACGCGCTCGCGGACGCCCGCGTCGCGGACCAGGACGAAGTCCCAGGGCTGGGAGAACCCGACGCTCGGGGCGGCGTGCGCGGCCTGCAGGACGCGGGTGAGGACCTCGTCGTCGACCGGGTCGGGCCGGAAGCCGGTGCGGACGTCGCGGCGGGAGTGCAGGACGTCGTAGAAGTCCGTCACGTCGGCATTCCTCCTGCGGTACACGGCTCGGCGACGGATGAGACGACCACACGTCCGTAGAGGTGGTCAACTGTCCCTTCGGGTCGGTCGGGCACCTCACATGCCGGATGGGGCATGCTCGACGACCGTGCTCTGCCCCTGCGGTACCGGCCGCCCCGAGGACACCTGCTGCGCCCCCGTGCTCGCCGGGCGCCCCGCCGCCACGGCGGAGGCGCTGATGCGCAGCCGCTACACCGCCTTCGTGCGGGGCGACCGTGCGTACCTGCTGGCGTCGTGGCACCCGTCGACGCGGCCGCGACGGCTGCGGCTGGAGCCGGGGTCGGTGTGGACGGGGCTGGAGATCGTGGCGCGCTCGGGCGGGACGATGTTCTCCACCGACGGGACCGTCGAGTTCCGGGCCCATCGGACGGACGGGGTGCTGGCCGAGCGCAGCCGGTTCGTCCGGGAGGACGGTCGGTGGTTCTACGTCGACGGGGACGTGGAGTAGGTAACACCCCGTCCCCCGGCGACGACTCCGCGTGGACTCACGGGTGGGGGACGGTTGGCACGGCACAAGGAGCGCGGCCCGGACGGGCGGTTCGTGAAGGCGAGCACGGGCGTCGGCGCGTTGCTGCTGGCCCTATGGCTCGCCGTGTCCGGCGGCGGCCTGGGCGGCGGCGCCGCCGGCGGGGTCGCCGGGTCGGGTTCGTCGGCCGCGGCAGGCTCCTCGGGGTCCGGCGCATCGGCCTCGCGGAGCGTCCGGGCGAAGAACCGCAGCCAGGACGGGACGGCACGACGGCTGTCCCGCGCGGGGCGGGAGGTGCATCGCCTCGACGGCGACGTCCGGACCGACTGCGGGTCCGTGTCCTACGGTCGCGTGCGCGACTTCTTCGTCGGGACCCCGTGTGTCGGGGTCGGCCGGGCGTCGTTCGAGGTGCGGGAGGGTGGCGCGCGGGTGGTGGTGGCCGTCGCCGCGGTCGAGATGCCCGGAACGGCCGACGCGATGGGATTGAAGCGCCTCGTCGACACGTACGGCACCGGCAACGTCCGGGAGCTGCGGACACCGCGTGGGGTGCGCTGGACGGGGCGCCACTACACCTCGGGGCGCGATGACGTGACGGTCGTGAACGCCCAGGCCGAGCCGATCGGTGCCTCCGCCGTGGCAGCGCGGCTGGCCGACGCGGTGGCCCGCGACGCCGCCCGGAGCTGAGGTCCGGGATACCGGGGACGGCGAACGGCCCTCCACCTGCGGCGACCGAACTTGTATCGAACATGTGTTCGATTATACTCGGTGGCGTGGCTGTGACCCACGAGCCTCCCGTCCACGCCCCCGGCGTGGACGGGCGCGGGTTCGCGTCCGGTGAGCTCGCGCTGCTGCGGCTCCTAATCGACCAGGTCGTCGACGACGACGTCTCCGTGCTCTCCGAGGCCGACCTGATCGACCAAATCCGGCAGATCGAGTCCCTGCAGTCGTCCCTCGCCGCGCTCCAGGCGACGCGCATCCGGGCGTTCGCCCAGGCACACGTCGAGAACAGGCTCACCGACGAACGCGCCGACGCCGACGGGCTCCATCGCAGTGTGGTCGCCCAGGTCCAGCTCGCCTGCCGCGTCTCCACGGCCGAGGCCCGCACCCGGGTGGCGAACGCCCGGGACCTGTACGCCGGGTTCGGGCGTGTCCGGGACCTGCACATAGCCGGGCAGCTCAGCGCCGCGAAGGTCTCCGCGATCGCCGTCGAGTGCCGTGATCTCGACACCCGTCGCCGCAGACAGGTCGACGCCCGTCTCGCCCTGCACGACCTGCCCCGCCTGGGCATCGGACGGCTCCGCGCGATGACCCGCCGGCTGGTCGCCGAGATCGCCCCCGACCTGTTCCGCGCCCGCGTCCACACCGCCCGAGCCGAACGCCGGGTCACGCTGCGGCCGGCGCCGGACGCGATGAGCTACCTGACCGCCTACGTGCCGGCCGAACAGGGCGCCGCCTGCCTCGCCGCCCTCCAGAAAGCCTTCGTCGAGGTCCAGGTCGACCCCGCGCCGCTGACCCGCACCCGCGGACAGGTCCTCGCCGACACCCTCGTCGAACGCGTCACCGGACAGACCACCGCCACCGCGGTGAACCTCGAGGTCCAGGTCACCGTCCCGGTCCAGGCCCTGCTCGACCCCACCTCCCCGCTCCCCGCGGAGATCCCCGGCCTCGGGCCCGTCCCGGCCGATCTGCTCGCCACCTCCGACGGGACGAAGGCGCTGCGCCGGCTGCTCACCGACCACGGTCTGGTCATCGGCGGCGACTCCCGCCGACGCACCTCCACCGGCCTGCTCGCCACCCTGGTGAGGGCCCGGGCGCAGAACCGGTGCACCGAGCCCTACTACGACGCACCGATCCGCCACCTCGACCACATCCACCGCACCGCCGACGGTGGCCGCACCGAGCTGGACAACGGACGGGGGGTGTGTGAGTTCCACAACCACGTCCGCGAACAACCCGGCTGGCACGTCGCCCGTGGACCCGCCGGGGTCACGACCACCACCCCCACCGGACACACCTACCTCGCACCCGACCCACCGTGAGCCGCGTCGCGACTGTCGCCGGTGCGGCGACGCGGCTAGCGTGCCGGGACGTGGATCATTCCCCGCTCGGCGACGACCCCACCGGCGGACCGCTGGACGGCGTGCTGGTCGCCGACTTCTCCCGCGTCCTCGCCGGGCCCTACGCCACGATGATGCTGGCCGACCTCGGCGCGACGGTGATCAAGGTCGAGGGTCCCGGCGGCGACGACACCCGCACCTGGAAGCCGCCGGTGGTCAGCGACCCCGAGCAGGGCGACATCTCCACCTACTACCTGTCGATCAACCGGAACAAGCGGTCCGTGGTGCTCGACCTGACCGACCCGGGCGACCTCGCGGCGGCACGCGAGCTGGCGCGGCGGGCCGACGTCGTCGTCGAGAACTTCCGGCCGGGCGGCGCGGCGCGATTCGGGCTGGACCACGACAGCGTCTCGGCCGGCAACCCCGGGGTCGTGTACTGCTCGATCACCGGGTTCGGCGCCCGCGGCGGCGCCCACCTGGCCGGCTACGACCTGCTCGTCCAGGCGGTGTCCGGGCTGATGAGCCTGACCGGCGACGTCGACGGGCCGCCGTTCCGCGCGGGGGTCGCGGTGTTCGACGTCCTCACCGGCCTCCACGCCGCACTCGCGGTCGGCGCGGCGCTGCGGCACCGCGAGCGGACCGGGCAGGGCCAGCTGCTGGAGACGAACCTGCTGTCGGTCGCGATGTCCACCCTGGTCAACCAGACCGAGGCCTACGTCGCCGCCGGCGCGGTCGGCCGCCGGATGGGCAACG harbors:
- a CDS encoding cutinase family protein translates to MHIGSVVTVIAAVAGIALAGVVAAPTAGAAPAPPSGCPQIETIAVRGSTEAQGGGSIAGPLASSIRSRSTQTVRTHDLVYPATLSNYASSVRQGVSALRSRLSSTSSQCPSTRFVLIGYPQGAQVVGDTLAGGGVPGADRIPAVVLFGDPTFNGRESYNTGSYSAARNGVFPRSRGALSAYASSIRSYCNATDNFCQRGASGGGHYRYASDRTAATTFALGRIGG
- the cobM gene encoding precorrin-4 C(11)-methyltransferase, with protein sequence MTVHFIGAGPGAVDLLTLRARDLIAAAPVCLYAGSLVPPEMLEICPPGARTVDTALMTLDEILDEMVRAHRHGLDVARLASGDPSVFSAMAEQMRRLETEGVPYDVCPGVPAYAAAAAALGRELTVPTVAQTVTLTRIAARATPMPENEGLDKLGAAGGTVVLHLAVHRIAEVVDALAPSYGGDCPAAVVAHASRAHEIVLRGTLEQMPKAVDEAGIQRTAVIIVGEALAARHFPDSHLYSSDRCRS
- the cbiE gene encoding precorrin-6y C5,15-methyltransferase (decarboxylating) subunit CbiE, yielding MGDPLTVVGIGADGWAGLPETHRDALRDAEVLLGGSRQLDLLPADVAGERWAWPSPLVPALPGILDSLADRRVAVLASGDPMFFGIGATLARVAGPDRLRVLTHPSSVALACARLGWGSEHVAVLSVVGRPLDALRRALAPGARLVVLSAGAGSPAEIAGLLAGAGWGDSRMTVLERLGAPDERRVSATAAAWRGEADALNVVALECVPDTGLVPPGETPGLPDDTYDHDGQLTKREVRAVTLAHLAPRAGELLWDIGAGSGSIGIEWMRAHPRCRAIAVETRPERADRVAANAAALGVPGLRVVTGPAPDVLAGLERPDVVFVGGGLTREGVLDACLAALGPGGRLVANAVTVQTEAALAAAHAAHGGDLVRVQVARAVPVGGFHGWRPAMPVTLWSWRNVL
- a CDS encoding HNH endonuclease, coding for MAVTHEPPVHAPGVDGRGFASGELALLRLLIDQVVDDDVSVLSEADLIDQIRQIESLQSSLAALQATRIRAFAQAHVENRLTDERADADGLHRSVVAQVQLACRVSTAEARTRVANARDLYAGFGRVRDLHIAGQLSAAKVSAIAVECRDLDTRRRRQVDARLALHDLPRLGIGRLRAMTRRLVAEIAPDLFRARVHTARAERRVTLRPAPDAMSYLTAYVPAEQGAACLAALQKAFVEVQVDPAPLTRTRGQVLADTLVERVTGQTTATAVNLEVQVTVPVQALLDPTSPLPAEIPGLGPVPADLLATSDGTKALRRLLTDHGLVIGGDSRRRTSTGLLATLVRARAQNRCTEPYYDAPIRHLDHIHRTADGGRTELDNGRGVCEFHNHVREQPGWHVARGPAGVTTTTPTGHTYLAPDPP
- the cobT gene encoding nicotinate-nucleotide--dimethylbenzimidazole phosphoribosyltransferase translates to MTDFYDVLHSRRDVRTGFRPDPVDDEVLTRVLQAAHAAPSVGFSQPWDFVLVRDAGVRERVHALVSAQRDRYAASLPAARAEALRAIRVEAIRETPLNVVVTADATRGGRHTLGRHERPEMGPYSAALAVQNLWLAGRAEGLGVGWVSFFGDDGLTELGALLGLPAHVEVVAYLCVGHVDAFPDRPELEQHGWARRRPLDWAVHQDTWGARGLPGAAPTALLESTVDAVAPVDGVALAAARDRLDRMTKPRGALGRVEDVAVALAGIAGAEVPPVPSPAAVAIFAGDHGVHAQGVTPWPQEVTAQMVANFTAGGAVVNAFARQLGAEVLVVDVGVAAGLDPVPGLLPRKVARGTADMTTGPAMTREQARAALEHGIEVARDLVAAGNRCLLTGDMGIANTTAAAALVCAFTGADPAVATGRGTGVDDETLARKADVVRRALELHRPDPADPLGVLTAVGGLEHAGLAGFVLGAAALRVPVVLDGVIAGSAALVAAAFAPDVVGYCLGGHRSAEPGGALALDHLGLAPLLELDMRLGEGTGALLALPVLQGAARAMADVATFDAAGVTDKTGG
- a CDS encoding CaiB/BaiF CoA transferase family protein; translation: MDHSPLGDDPTGGPLDGVLVADFSRVLAGPYATMMLADLGATVIKVEGPGGDDTRTWKPPVVSDPEQGDISTYYLSINRNKRSVVLDLTDPGDLAAARELARRADVVVENFRPGGAARFGLDHDSVSAGNPGVVYCSITGFGARGGAHLAGYDLLVQAVSGLMSLTGDVDGPPFRAGVAVFDVLTGLHAALAVGAALRHRERTGQGQLLETNLLSVAMSTLVNQTEAYVAAGAVGRRMGNAHPSVFPYQPMPTADGDLIVIAGNDGQFRKLATVLGDPAMAEDPRFATMSDRIGHREEIEQRLRARLATRTAQEWYDAITAAGVPCGPINTVDGGVALAEELGLDPVVRADDAAAVPTVRNPVTWSVTPPSYRRSPPPLGADSAEVRAWLDQNG
- a CDS encoding YchJ family protein, which encodes MPDGACSTTVLCPCGTGRPEDTCCAPVLAGRPAATAEALMRSRYTAFVRGDRAYLLASWHPSTRPRRLRLEPGSVWTGLEIVARSGGTMFSTDGTVEFRAHRTDGVLAERSRFVREDGRWFYVDGDVE